From a region of the Arachis ipaensis cultivar K30076 chromosome B09, Araip1.1, whole genome shotgun sequence genome:
- the LOC107618572 gene encoding golgin candidate 5 isoform X1: MAWFSTNNTWRSFPDLAGAVNKLQESVKNIEKNFDSALGLEENSESSNEASGSWTLRRDPKALFNPVMAFMGNNGEENTDEKSELLESPQQESEPKKSLDKPVSPDDVPVAEKKETTVAEEKEGFQNDSAAVVTTEETTAAEKKKGLQGENADLVTTEETLGEKKEGFQEDNAAIVTTEETTISKKKEGFQNDNAALDTAEETTGVEKETTVAEEKEGLENDKAAVVTTEEITDKKKDTTIAEKTEGFENDSTAVVNTEETAVQEVNEAEKVEEEGGEQMESADENTTHATADETTVLEKNEVLNVEVEDGERKELADGTTIQNLDHGSEEHQLPEMPVDLSELNIQHAKSLDPDPVVINQENEIAEARTTESLLSMQPMPVNLGEDQVEGSTSDPGESQGMSDVQQKNQVEANEESKEERVQAEESVERVSSIQPEISGDSDKKDKADTSVAHAMAVEENDAARHSHIEILSSFSPSNESSEVVSELSLHENEATHEAKEVYHKVNDVKTDTREQHLQSVTNMSVSDSMLEVERLKRDMKMMEAALQGAARQAQAKADEIAKLMNENEHLKGVIQDLKKKSNDAEMEHLREEYHQKVGTLERKVYALTKERDTLRREQNKRSDAAALLKEKDEIITQVMAEGEELSRKQAIQESTIRKLRAQIRELEEEKKGLATKLQAEENKVESIKRDKMATENLLQETMEKHQAELATQKEYYSNALAAAKEAEALAEARANNEARTELENRLREAEDRESALVQALEELRQTLTRKDQQAIFKEDMLRKDIEDLKKRYQASERRCEELIMQVPESTRPLLRQIEAMQEANSRKAEAWAAVERNLSSRLEEAEAKAAAAEERERSVNERLSQTLSRINVLDAQISCLRAEQTQLNRTLEKERQRAAESRQEYLASKEDADTQEGRVRRLELEIRELRQKHKKELQDALVEREYLQQEIEKEKAARLDLERTSRLHSAQLSDQRMTTKQNSAFENGNLSRKVSRSSSLASMGESYFLQASLDSSGSFSERRNSGEGMSPYYMRSMTPSAFESALRQKENELASYMSRLASMESICDSLSEELVKMTEQCEKLRAEASMLPSVRAELDALRRRHSAALELMGERDEELEELRADIVDLKEMYREQVNLLVSKIQRMSS, from the exons CAGGAGAGTGTGAAGAATATCGAGAAGAATTTCGATAGTGCTCTCGGGCTTGAGGAGAATTCTGAATCCAGCAATGAAG CTTCAGGGTCATGGACTTTACGCCGAGATCCAAAAGCATTGTTTAATCCTGTTATGGCATTTATGGGGAATAATGGTGAGGAAAACACTGATGAAAAATCAGAACTACTAGAATCCCCTCAACAAGAATCTGAACCTAAGAAATCATTGGATAAACCGGTGTCTCCAGATGATGTACCTGTTGCTGAGAAAAAAGAAACCACTGTTGCTGAGGAAAAAGAAGGATTCCAAAATGATAGTGCAGCAGTTGTTACTACTGAAGAAACTACTGCTGCTGAGAAAAAAAAAGGATTGCAAGGCGAGAATGCAGACCTTGTTACTACTGAAGAAACCCTTGGTGAGAAAAAAGAAGGATTCCAAGAAGATAATGCAGCCATTGTTACTACTGAAGAAACCACTAtttccaagaaaaaagaaggatTCCAAAATGATAATGCAGCCCTTGATACTGCTGAAGAAACCACTGGTGTGGAAAAAGAAACCACCGTCGCTGAGGAAAAGGAAGGATTGGAAAATGATAAAGCAGCCGTTGTTACTACTGAAGAAATCACCGATAAGAAAAAAGACACCACTATTGCTGAGAAAACTGAAGGATTTGAAAATGATAGCACAGCCGTTGTCAATACTGAAGAAACCGCTGTTCAAGAAGTGAATGAAGCAgagaaggtagaagaagaaggtGGTGAACAGATGGAGTCTGCAGATGAAAACACAACCCATGCCACAGCTGATGAAACAACTGTCTTGGAAAAGAATGAAGTGCTTAATGTAGAAGTAGAAGATGGTGAGCGGAAAGAATTAGCAGATGGAACAACTATTCAGAATTTGGACCATGGAAGTGAAGAACACCAACTACCTGAGATGCCTGTTGATTTGTCTGAACTCAACATCCAGCATGCTAAGAGTTTGGATCCTGATCCTGTTGTCATTAATCAAGAAAATGAGATTGCCGAAGCGAGAACTACCGAGAGTTTATTGTCAATGCAACCCATGCCTGTTAATCTTGGAGAGGATCAAGTTGAGGGTAGTACGAGTGATCCTGGTGAGTCACAAGGTATGAGTGATGTGCAACAAAAAAATCAAGTGGAGGCGAATGAGGAAAGTAAAGAAGAGAGGGTGCAAGCAGAAGAAAGTGTGGAGAGAGTTTCTTCCATTCAACCTGAGATATCAGGTGATAGCGACAAAAAAGACAAGGCTGATACTTCTGTTGCACATGCTATGGCTGTTGAGGAAAATGATGCTGCCAGGCATTCACATATTGAAATTTTGTCCAGCTTTAGTCCATCAAATGAATCTTCTGAGGTGGTATCTGAATTAAGTTTGCATGAAAATGAAGCAACTCATGAAGCAAAGGAAGTATATCATAAAGTCAATGATGTCAAAACTGACACTAGAGAGCAGCATTTGCAGTCTGTTACAAATATGTCTGTCTCAGATTCTATGCTTGAAGTGGAGAGGCTGAAGAGGGATATGAAAATGATGGAAGCTGCACTTCAGGGTGCTGCCAGGCAAGCTCAG GCTAAAGCGGACGAAATTGCAAAATTAATGAATGAAAATGAACACTTAAAAGGCGTGATTCAGGATTTAAAG AAAAAATCCAATGATGCAGAGATGGAGCATTTGCGAGAGGAATACCATCAGAAGGTTGGAACTCTTGAGAGAAAG GTGTATGCTCTCACGAAGGAAAGGGATACGCTTCGACGGGAGCAGAATAAAAGAAGTGATGCTGCTGCTCTCTTGAAGGAAAAAGATGAAATAATTACTCAAGTTATGGCAGAAG GTGAAGAGCTTTCCAGAAAGCAGGCTATTCAAGAATCGACAATTAGGAAATTAAGGGCTCAG attagagaACTTGAGGAGGAGAAGAAAGGTTTGGCTACTAAACTTCAG GCAGAAGAGAATAAAGTAGAAAGTATCAAAAGGGACAAGATGGCTACTGAGAATTTGTTACAAGAAACAATGGAGAAGCATCAAGCAGAGCTTGCAACACAGAAAGAATATTACAGTAATGCTTTGGCAGCTGCTAAGGAGGCTGAAGCATTAGCAGAGGCACGTGCCAACAATGAAGCAAGAACTGAACTAGAGAATCGTCTAAGAGAGGCTGAGGATCGTGAATCTGCTCTGGTCCAGGCTCTTGAAGAATTAAGGCAAACCTTAACTAGAAAGGATCAACAG GCAATCTTCAAAGAAGATATGCTCCGCAAAGACATTGAGGATCTTAAAAAGCGCTACCAG GCAAGTGAAAGACGGTGCGAGGAACTGATTATGCAAGTTCCAGAATCCACAAGGCCACTTTTGAGGCAAATTGAAGCCATGCAG GAAGCAAACTCCAGAAAGGCAGAAGCTTGGGCTGCTGTTGAAAGAAATCTCAGTTCTAGACTTGAG GAAGCAGAAGCTAAAGCTGCCGCCGCCGAGGAACGTGAGCGTTCGGTGAATGAACGCTTATCTCAAACCTTGTCCCGAATCAATGTTCTTGATGCTCAG ATTTCATGTCTTAGAGCCGAACAGACTCAGTTAAATAGGACACTTGAAAAGGAGAGACAAAGAGCGGCAGAAAGTAGGCAGGAGTACCTTGCTTCAAAGGAGGATGCCGACACCCAAGAAGGTCGTGTAAGAAGGCTTGAGCTAGAGATCAGGGAACTCAGGCAGAAACACAAGAAAGAGTTACAGGATGCATTGGTGGAAAGAGAATATCTGCAGCAGGAGATAGAGAAAGAAAAGGCAGCTCGGTTGGATCTGGAGAGGACTTCTCGTCTTCATTCTGCTCAATTATCCGATCAAAGAATGACAACAAAGCAAAATTCTGCCTTTGAGAATG GCAACCTGTCTCGGAAAGTCTCTAGGTCAAGCTCGCTGGCAAGCATGGGAGAAAGCTACTTTCTGCAAGCATCATTGGACTCATCTGGGAGTTTCTCCGAGAGGAGAAACTCTGGAGAGGGCATGAGTCCTTACTATATGAGGAGCATGACACCCAGTGCTTTTGAGTCAGCACTTCGTCAGAAAGAGAACGAACTTGCTTCATACATGTCACGATTG GCATCAATGGAATCTATTTGTGATTCTTTGTCTGAGGAATTGGTCAAAATGACGGAGCAG TGTGAAAAGTTGCGCGCGGAGGCATCCATGTTACCTAGTGTAAGAGCAGAGCTAGATGCACTGAGGAGGAGGCACTCTGCTGCGTTGGAGTTGATGGGCGAACGTGATGAAGAG CTGGAGGAACTTCGCGCAGATATCGTGGACTTGAAGGAAATGTACAGAGAACAAGTCAACTTACTTGTTAGTAAG ATTCAAAGGATGAGTTCATAA
- the LOC107618572 gene encoding golgin candidate 5 isoform X2: MAWFSTNNTWRSFPDLAGAVNKLQESVKNIEKNFDSALGLEENSESSNEASGSWTLRRDPKALFNPVMAFMGNNGEENTDEKSELLESPQQESEPKKSLDKPVSPDDVPVAEKKETTVAEEKEGFQNDSAAVVTTEETTAAEKKKGLQGENADLVTTEETLGEKKEGFQEDNAAIVTTEETTISKKKEGFQNDNAALDTAEETTGVEKETTVAEEKEGLENDKAAVVTTEEITDKKKDTTIAEKTEGFENDSTAVVNTEETAVQEVNEAEKVEEEGGEQMESADENTTHATADETTVLEKNEVLNVEVEDGERKELADGTTIQNLDHGSEEHQLPEMPVDLSELNIQHAKSLDPDPVVINQENEIAEARTTESLLSMQPMPVNLGEDQVEGSTSDPGESQGMSDVQQKNQVEANEESKEERVQAEESVERVSSIQPEISGDSDKKDKADTSVAHAMAVEENDAARHSHIEILSSFSPSNESSEVVSELSLHENEATHEAKEVYHKVNDVKTDTREQHLQSVTNMSVSDSMLEVERLKRDMKMMEAALQGAARQAQAKADEIAKLMNENEHLKGVIQDLKKKSNDAEMEHLREEYHQKVGTLERKVYALTKERDTLRREQNKRSDAAALLKEKDEIITQVMAEGEELSRKQAIQESTIRKLRAQIRELEEEKKGLATKLQAEENKVESIKRDKMATENLLQETMEKHQAELATQKEYYSNALAAAKEAEALAEARANNEARTELENRLREAEDRESALVQALEELRQTLTRKDQQAIFKEDMLRKDIEDLKKRYQASERRCEELIMQVPESTRPLLRQIEAMQEANSRKAEAWAAVERNLSSRLEEAEAKAAAAEERERSVNERLSQTLSRINVLDAQISCLRAEQTQLNRTLEKERQRAAESRQEYLASKEDADTQEGRVRRLELEIRELRQKHKKELQDALVEREYLQQEIEKEKAARLDLERTSRLHSAQLSDQRMTTKQNSAFENVSRSSSLASMGESYFLQASLDSSGSFSERRNSGEGMSPYYMRSMTPSAFESALRQKENELASYMSRLASMESICDSLSEELVKMTEQCEKLRAEASMLPSVRAELDALRRRHSAALELMGERDEELEELRADIVDLKEMYREQVNLLVSKIQRMSS; the protein is encoded by the exons CAGGAGAGTGTGAAGAATATCGAGAAGAATTTCGATAGTGCTCTCGGGCTTGAGGAGAATTCTGAATCCAGCAATGAAG CTTCAGGGTCATGGACTTTACGCCGAGATCCAAAAGCATTGTTTAATCCTGTTATGGCATTTATGGGGAATAATGGTGAGGAAAACACTGATGAAAAATCAGAACTACTAGAATCCCCTCAACAAGAATCTGAACCTAAGAAATCATTGGATAAACCGGTGTCTCCAGATGATGTACCTGTTGCTGAGAAAAAAGAAACCACTGTTGCTGAGGAAAAAGAAGGATTCCAAAATGATAGTGCAGCAGTTGTTACTACTGAAGAAACTACTGCTGCTGAGAAAAAAAAAGGATTGCAAGGCGAGAATGCAGACCTTGTTACTACTGAAGAAACCCTTGGTGAGAAAAAAGAAGGATTCCAAGAAGATAATGCAGCCATTGTTACTACTGAAGAAACCACTAtttccaagaaaaaagaaggatTCCAAAATGATAATGCAGCCCTTGATACTGCTGAAGAAACCACTGGTGTGGAAAAAGAAACCACCGTCGCTGAGGAAAAGGAAGGATTGGAAAATGATAAAGCAGCCGTTGTTACTACTGAAGAAATCACCGATAAGAAAAAAGACACCACTATTGCTGAGAAAACTGAAGGATTTGAAAATGATAGCACAGCCGTTGTCAATACTGAAGAAACCGCTGTTCAAGAAGTGAATGAAGCAgagaaggtagaagaagaaggtGGTGAACAGATGGAGTCTGCAGATGAAAACACAACCCATGCCACAGCTGATGAAACAACTGTCTTGGAAAAGAATGAAGTGCTTAATGTAGAAGTAGAAGATGGTGAGCGGAAAGAATTAGCAGATGGAACAACTATTCAGAATTTGGACCATGGAAGTGAAGAACACCAACTACCTGAGATGCCTGTTGATTTGTCTGAACTCAACATCCAGCATGCTAAGAGTTTGGATCCTGATCCTGTTGTCATTAATCAAGAAAATGAGATTGCCGAAGCGAGAACTACCGAGAGTTTATTGTCAATGCAACCCATGCCTGTTAATCTTGGAGAGGATCAAGTTGAGGGTAGTACGAGTGATCCTGGTGAGTCACAAGGTATGAGTGATGTGCAACAAAAAAATCAAGTGGAGGCGAATGAGGAAAGTAAAGAAGAGAGGGTGCAAGCAGAAGAAAGTGTGGAGAGAGTTTCTTCCATTCAACCTGAGATATCAGGTGATAGCGACAAAAAAGACAAGGCTGATACTTCTGTTGCACATGCTATGGCTGTTGAGGAAAATGATGCTGCCAGGCATTCACATATTGAAATTTTGTCCAGCTTTAGTCCATCAAATGAATCTTCTGAGGTGGTATCTGAATTAAGTTTGCATGAAAATGAAGCAACTCATGAAGCAAAGGAAGTATATCATAAAGTCAATGATGTCAAAACTGACACTAGAGAGCAGCATTTGCAGTCTGTTACAAATATGTCTGTCTCAGATTCTATGCTTGAAGTGGAGAGGCTGAAGAGGGATATGAAAATGATGGAAGCTGCACTTCAGGGTGCTGCCAGGCAAGCTCAG GCTAAAGCGGACGAAATTGCAAAATTAATGAATGAAAATGAACACTTAAAAGGCGTGATTCAGGATTTAAAG AAAAAATCCAATGATGCAGAGATGGAGCATTTGCGAGAGGAATACCATCAGAAGGTTGGAACTCTTGAGAGAAAG GTGTATGCTCTCACGAAGGAAAGGGATACGCTTCGACGGGAGCAGAATAAAAGAAGTGATGCTGCTGCTCTCTTGAAGGAAAAAGATGAAATAATTACTCAAGTTATGGCAGAAG GTGAAGAGCTTTCCAGAAAGCAGGCTATTCAAGAATCGACAATTAGGAAATTAAGGGCTCAG attagagaACTTGAGGAGGAGAAGAAAGGTTTGGCTACTAAACTTCAG GCAGAAGAGAATAAAGTAGAAAGTATCAAAAGGGACAAGATGGCTACTGAGAATTTGTTACAAGAAACAATGGAGAAGCATCAAGCAGAGCTTGCAACACAGAAAGAATATTACAGTAATGCTTTGGCAGCTGCTAAGGAGGCTGAAGCATTAGCAGAGGCACGTGCCAACAATGAAGCAAGAACTGAACTAGAGAATCGTCTAAGAGAGGCTGAGGATCGTGAATCTGCTCTGGTCCAGGCTCTTGAAGAATTAAGGCAAACCTTAACTAGAAAGGATCAACAG GCAATCTTCAAAGAAGATATGCTCCGCAAAGACATTGAGGATCTTAAAAAGCGCTACCAG GCAAGTGAAAGACGGTGCGAGGAACTGATTATGCAAGTTCCAGAATCCACAAGGCCACTTTTGAGGCAAATTGAAGCCATGCAG GAAGCAAACTCCAGAAAGGCAGAAGCTTGGGCTGCTGTTGAAAGAAATCTCAGTTCTAGACTTGAG GAAGCAGAAGCTAAAGCTGCCGCCGCCGAGGAACGTGAGCGTTCGGTGAATGAACGCTTATCTCAAACCTTGTCCCGAATCAATGTTCTTGATGCTCAG ATTTCATGTCTTAGAGCCGAACAGACTCAGTTAAATAGGACACTTGAAAAGGAGAGACAAAGAGCGGCAGAAAGTAGGCAGGAGTACCTTGCTTCAAAGGAGGATGCCGACACCCAAGAAGGTCGTGTAAGAAGGCTTGAGCTAGAGATCAGGGAACTCAGGCAGAAACACAAGAAAGAGTTACAGGATGCATTGGTGGAAAGAGAATATCTGCAGCAGGAGATAGAGAAAGAAAAGGCAGCTCGGTTGGATCTGGAGAGGACTTCTCGTCTTCATTCTGCTCAATTATCCGATCAAAGAATGACAACAAAGCAAAATTCTGCCTTTGAGAATG TCTCTAGGTCAAGCTCGCTGGCAAGCATGGGAGAAAGCTACTTTCTGCAAGCATCATTGGACTCATCTGGGAGTTTCTCCGAGAGGAGAAACTCTGGAGAGGGCATGAGTCCTTACTATATGAGGAGCATGACACCCAGTGCTTTTGAGTCAGCACTTCGTCAGAAAGAGAACGAACTTGCTTCATACATGTCACGATTG GCATCAATGGAATCTATTTGTGATTCTTTGTCTGAGGAATTGGTCAAAATGACGGAGCAG TGTGAAAAGTTGCGCGCGGAGGCATCCATGTTACCTAGTGTAAGAGCAGAGCTAGATGCACTGAGGAGGAGGCACTCTGCTGCGTTGGAGTTGATGGGCGAACGTGATGAAGAG CTGGAGGAACTTCGCGCAGATATCGTGGACTTGAAGGAAATGTACAGAGAACAAGTCAACTTACTTGTTAGTAAG ATTCAAAGGATGAGTTCATAA
- the LOC107618572 gene encoding golgin candidate 5 isoform X3: MAWFSTNNTWRSFPDLAGAVNKLQESVKNIEKNFDSALGLEENSESSNEASGSWTLRRDPKALFNPVMAFMGNNGEENTDEKSELLESPQQESEPKKSLDKPVSPDDVPVAEKKETTVAEEKEGLQGENADLVTTEETLGEKKEGFQEDNAAIVTTEETTISKKKEGFQNDNAALDTAEETTGVEKETTVAEEKEGLENDKAAVVTTEEITDKKKDTTIAEKTEGFENDSTAVVNTEETAVQEVNEAEKVEEEGGEQMESADENTTHATADETTVLEKNEVLNVEVEDGERKELADGTTIQNLDHGSEEHQLPEMPVDLSELNIQHAKSLDPDPVVINQENEIAEARTTESLLSMQPMPVNLGEDQVEGSTSDPGESQGMSDVQQKNQVEANEESKEERVQAEESVERVSSIQPEISGDSDKKDKADTSVAHAMAVEENDAARHSHIEILSSFSPSNESSEVVSELSLHENEATHEAKEVYHKVNDVKTDTREQHLQSVTNMSVSDSMLEVERLKRDMKMMEAALQGAARQAQAKADEIAKLMNENEHLKGVIQDLKKKSNDAEMEHLREEYHQKVGTLERKVYALTKERDTLRREQNKRSDAAALLKEKDEIITQVMAEGEELSRKQAIQESTIRKLRAQIRELEEEKKGLATKLQAEENKVESIKRDKMATENLLQETMEKHQAELATQKEYYSNALAAAKEAEALAEARANNEARTELENRLREAEDRESALVQALEELRQTLTRKDQQAIFKEDMLRKDIEDLKKRYQASERRCEELIMQVPESTRPLLRQIEAMQEANSRKAEAWAAVERNLSSRLEEAEAKAAAAEERERSVNERLSQTLSRINVLDAQISCLRAEQTQLNRTLEKERQRAAESRQEYLASKEDADTQEGRVRRLELEIRELRQKHKKELQDALVEREYLQQEIEKEKAARLDLERTSRLHSAQLSDQRMTTKQNSAFENGNLSRKVSRSSSLASMGESYFLQASLDSSGSFSERRNSGEGMSPYYMRSMTPSAFESALRQKENELASYMSRLASMESICDSLSEELVKMTEQCEKLRAEASMLPSVRAELDALRRRHSAALELMGERDEELEELRADIVDLKEMYREQVNLLVSKIQRMSS, from the exons CAGGAGAGTGTGAAGAATATCGAGAAGAATTTCGATAGTGCTCTCGGGCTTGAGGAGAATTCTGAATCCAGCAATGAAG CTTCAGGGTCATGGACTTTACGCCGAGATCCAAAAGCATTGTTTAATCCTGTTATGGCATTTATGGGGAATAATGGTGAGGAAAACACTGATGAAAAATCAGAACTACTAGAATCCCCTCAACAAGAATCTGAACCTAAGAAATCATTGGATAAACCGGTGTCTCCAGATGATGTACCTGTTGCTGAGAAAAAAGAAACCACTGTTGCTGAGGAAAAAGAAG GATTGCAAGGCGAGAATGCAGACCTTGTTACTACTGAAGAAACCCTTGGTGAGAAAAAAGAAGGATTCCAAGAAGATAATGCAGCCATTGTTACTACTGAAGAAACCACTAtttccaagaaaaaagaaggatTCCAAAATGATAATGCAGCCCTTGATACTGCTGAAGAAACCACTGGTGTGGAAAAAGAAACCACCGTCGCTGAGGAAAAGGAAGGATTGGAAAATGATAAAGCAGCCGTTGTTACTACTGAAGAAATCACCGATAAGAAAAAAGACACCACTATTGCTGAGAAAACTGAAGGATTTGAAAATGATAGCACAGCCGTTGTCAATACTGAAGAAACCGCTGTTCAAGAAGTGAATGAAGCAgagaaggtagaagaagaaggtGGTGAACAGATGGAGTCTGCAGATGAAAACACAACCCATGCCACAGCTGATGAAACAACTGTCTTGGAAAAGAATGAAGTGCTTAATGTAGAAGTAGAAGATGGTGAGCGGAAAGAATTAGCAGATGGAACAACTATTCAGAATTTGGACCATGGAAGTGAAGAACACCAACTACCTGAGATGCCTGTTGATTTGTCTGAACTCAACATCCAGCATGCTAAGAGTTTGGATCCTGATCCTGTTGTCATTAATCAAGAAAATGAGATTGCCGAAGCGAGAACTACCGAGAGTTTATTGTCAATGCAACCCATGCCTGTTAATCTTGGAGAGGATCAAGTTGAGGGTAGTACGAGTGATCCTGGTGAGTCACAAGGTATGAGTGATGTGCAACAAAAAAATCAAGTGGAGGCGAATGAGGAAAGTAAAGAAGAGAGGGTGCAAGCAGAAGAAAGTGTGGAGAGAGTTTCTTCCATTCAACCTGAGATATCAGGTGATAGCGACAAAAAAGACAAGGCTGATACTTCTGTTGCACATGCTATGGCTGTTGAGGAAAATGATGCTGCCAGGCATTCACATATTGAAATTTTGTCCAGCTTTAGTCCATCAAATGAATCTTCTGAGGTGGTATCTGAATTAAGTTTGCATGAAAATGAAGCAACTCATGAAGCAAAGGAAGTATATCATAAAGTCAATGATGTCAAAACTGACACTAGAGAGCAGCATTTGCAGTCTGTTACAAATATGTCTGTCTCAGATTCTATGCTTGAAGTGGAGAGGCTGAAGAGGGATATGAAAATGATGGAAGCTGCACTTCAGGGTGCTGCCAGGCAAGCTCAG GCTAAAGCGGACGAAATTGCAAAATTAATGAATGAAAATGAACACTTAAAAGGCGTGATTCAGGATTTAAAG AAAAAATCCAATGATGCAGAGATGGAGCATTTGCGAGAGGAATACCATCAGAAGGTTGGAACTCTTGAGAGAAAG GTGTATGCTCTCACGAAGGAAAGGGATACGCTTCGACGGGAGCAGAATAAAAGAAGTGATGCTGCTGCTCTCTTGAAGGAAAAAGATGAAATAATTACTCAAGTTATGGCAGAAG GTGAAGAGCTTTCCAGAAAGCAGGCTATTCAAGAATCGACAATTAGGAAATTAAGGGCTCAG attagagaACTTGAGGAGGAGAAGAAAGGTTTGGCTACTAAACTTCAG GCAGAAGAGAATAAAGTAGAAAGTATCAAAAGGGACAAGATGGCTACTGAGAATTTGTTACAAGAAACAATGGAGAAGCATCAAGCAGAGCTTGCAACACAGAAAGAATATTACAGTAATGCTTTGGCAGCTGCTAAGGAGGCTGAAGCATTAGCAGAGGCACGTGCCAACAATGAAGCAAGAACTGAACTAGAGAATCGTCTAAGAGAGGCTGAGGATCGTGAATCTGCTCTGGTCCAGGCTCTTGAAGAATTAAGGCAAACCTTAACTAGAAAGGATCAACAG GCAATCTTCAAAGAAGATATGCTCCGCAAAGACATTGAGGATCTTAAAAAGCGCTACCAG GCAAGTGAAAGACGGTGCGAGGAACTGATTATGCAAGTTCCAGAATCCACAAGGCCACTTTTGAGGCAAATTGAAGCCATGCAG GAAGCAAACTCCAGAAAGGCAGAAGCTTGGGCTGCTGTTGAAAGAAATCTCAGTTCTAGACTTGAG GAAGCAGAAGCTAAAGCTGCCGCCGCCGAGGAACGTGAGCGTTCGGTGAATGAACGCTTATCTCAAACCTTGTCCCGAATCAATGTTCTTGATGCTCAG ATTTCATGTCTTAGAGCCGAACAGACTCAGTTAAATAGGACACTTGAAAAGGAGAGACAAAGAGCGGCAGAAAGTAGGCAGGAGTACCTTGCTTCAAAGGAGGATGCCGACACCCAAGAAGGTCGTGTAAGAAGGCTTGAGCTAGAGATCAGGGAACTCAGGCAGAAACACAAGAAAGAGTTACAGGATGCATTGGTGGAAAGAGAATATCTGCAGCAGGAGATAGAGAAAGAAAAGGCAGCTCGGTTGGATCTGGAGAGGACTTCTCGTCTTCATTCTGCTCAATTATCCGATCAAAGAATGACAACAAAGCAAAATTCTGCCTTTGAGAATG GCAACCTGTCTCGGAAAGTCTCTAGGTCAAGCTCGCTGGCAAGCATGGGAGAAAGCTACTTTCTGCAAGCATCATTGGACTCATCTGGGAGTTTCTCCGAGAGGAGAAACTCTGGAGAGGGCATGAGTCCTTACTATATGAGGAGCATGACACCCAGTGCTTTTGAGTCAGCACTTCGTCAGAAAGAGAACGAACTTGCTTCATACATGTCACGATTG GCATCAATGGAATCTATTTGTGATTCTTTGTCTGAGGAATTGGTCAAAATGACGGAGCAG TGTGAAAAGTTGCGCGCGGAGGCATCCATGTTACCTAGTGTAAGAGCAGAGCTAGATGCACTGAGGAGGAGGCACTCTGCTGCGTTGGAGTTGATGGGCGAACGTGATGAAGAG CTGGAGGAACTTCGCGCAGATATCGTGGACTTGAAGGAAATGTACAGAGAACAAGTCAACTTACTTGTTAGTAAG ATTCAAAGGATGAGTTCATAA